In Lysobacter lycopersici, a genomic segment contains:
- the hfq gene encoding RNA chaperone Hfq, which produces MSKGQSLQDPFLNALRRERVPVSIYLVNGIKLQGTIESFDQFVVLLRNTVSQMVYKHAISTVVPARNVRVGATAATAAGDDGGSDEGGDEAE; this is translated from the coding sequence ATGTCCAAGGGCCAGTCTTTGCAGGATCCGTTCCTGAACGCGCTTCGCCGCGAACGCGTGCCGGTGTCGATCTACCTCGTCAACGGCATCAAGCTGCAGGGCACCATCGAATCCTTCGACCAGTTCGTGGTCCTGCTGCGCAACACGGTCAGCCAGATGGTCTACAAGCACGCCATCTCCACCGTGGTCCCGGCACGCAATGTCCGCGTCGGCGCCACCGCGGCTACGGCCGCGGGCGACGACGGCGGTTCCGACGAAGGCGGCGACGAGGCGGAATAA
- the miaA gene encoding tRNA (adenosine(37)-N6)-dimethylallyltransferase MiaA yields MSADIRPSAVAVMGPTASGKTAFALELAERFDGEIVSVDSALVYRGLDIGAAKPIREEQARVPHHLIDVREPWQPYSAAEFAEDARRAVDTILARGKLPILAGGTGLYFRALLHGLADMPEADEAMRAEIASEAEALGWAALHAQLAQVDPEAAVRIHATDAQRIQRALEVFRLTAKPISAWQREARGERLPVKVLKLVLTPQDRATLHARIEARFDAMLAAGFLDEVRALRDLPELRSHPRPLELPALRAVGYRQAWEYLDDPSPGATRHPLPQGEREKTFRDHAIFATRQLAKRQFTWLRGETDALWFDPATQRTQLDAATTAFLGATRRPVG; encoded by the coding sequence ATGAGCGCCGATATCCGCCCATCCGCCGTTGCGGTGATGGGCCCGACCGCGTCGGGCAAGACGGCGTTCGCGCTGGAACTGGCCGAACGCTTCGATGGCGAGATCGTCAGCGTCGATTCGGCGCTGGTCTATCGCGGCCTCGACATCGGCGCGGCCAAGCCGATCCGCGAAGAGCAGGCCCGCGTTCCGCATCATTTGATCGACGTGCGCGAACCGTGGCAGCCGTATTCGGCCGCGGAATTCGCCGAAGACGCGCGTCGCGCCGTCGACACGATCCTTGCGCGCGGAAAACTGCCGATCCTCGCCGGCGGCACCGGCCTGTATTTCCGTGCGCTGCTGCACGGACTCGCCGACATGCCGGAAGCAGACGAAGCGATGCGCGCCGAAATCGCGTCCGAAGCCGAGGCGCTTGGTTGGGCGGCCTTGCATGCGCAACTCGCGCAGGTCGATCCCGAAGCCGCTGTGCGCATCCACGCCACCGATGCGCAACGCATCCAGCGCGCGCTGGAAGTGTTCCGGCTCACGGCAAAGCCGATCAGCGCATGGCAACGCGAAGCGCGCGGCGAACGCCTGCCGGTGAAGGTGCTGAAACTCGTCCTCACGCCGCAGGATCGCGCGACCTTGCATGCACGCATCGAAGCGCGTTTCGACGCGATGCTCGCCGCCGGCTTCCTCGACGAAGTGCGTGCGCTGCGCGATCTGCCTGAATTGCGTTCGCATCCCCGCCCGCTGGAGTTGCCGGCGTTGCGTGCGGTGGGGTATCGGCAGGCATGGGAATATCTGGATGACCCCTCTCCCGGCGCTACGCGCCACCCTCTCCCTCAAGGGGAGAGGGAAAAAACTTTCCGCGACCACGCGATCTTCGCCACGCGCCAGCTCGCCAAGCGCCAGTTCACCTGGCTGCGCGGCGAAACCGATGCGCTGTGGTTCGATCCTGCGACGCAGCGCACGCAACTGGACGCCGCGACAACGGCTTTCCTCGGCGCCACGCGCAGGCCGGTCGGGTAA
- the hflK gene encoding FtsH protease activity modulator HflK, translating to MAWNTPGGNDGGKRGDDWLSRLSGPFRGIAGDGGYLRWIAIAVVVMLALDSFVLVTEQQRGVVLRFGQFARVMQPGPHLKMPWPVERVIKVEATQIQTFSDNVPVLTSDENIVKVEINVQYRVRDPQLYLFGTRDAREVLAQAALSTVREQVGRSNLDTVLGAREALAVSARQRLQKSLDAYRTGLVVTELNLPNARPPEEVKPAFDDVNSAQQDRDRLVSEAQAYAARVVPEARGKAARVRTVAEGYKTAAIATATGDAQRFDLLVAQYKAAPEVTRKRLWLETVQDVLSRNRTVVGGDGRQLIYVPMSAPTQAPAATTPPYLPDVLSPAVTATTVADDVRPGRQPRSDDREVNR from the coding sequence ATGGCCTGGAACACACCCGGCGGCAACGATGGCGGCAAGCGCGGGGACGACTGGCTCTCGCGCCTGTCGGGCCCGTTCCGCGGTATCGCCGGCGACGGCGGCTACCTGCGCTGGATCGCGATCGCGGTGGTCGTGATGCTCGCGCTCGACAGCTTCGTGCTGGTGACCGAACAGCAGCGCGGCGTGGTGCTGCGCTTCGGCCAGTTCGCGCGGGTGATGCAGCCCGGTCCGCACCTGAAGATGCCGTGGCCGGTCGAACGCGTGATCAAGGTCGAAGCCACCCAGATCCAGACCTTCAGCGACAACGTGCCGGTGCTGACCAGCGACGAGAACATCGTCAAGGTCGAGATCAACGTGCAGTACCGCGTGCGCGACCCGCAGCTGTACCTGTTCGGCACGCGCGATGCCAGGGAAGTGCTGGCGCAGGCCGCCCTCAGCACCGTGCGCGAGCAGGTCGGGCGCTCCAACCTCGACACCGTGCTCGGCGCGCGCGAGGCGTTGGCGGTGTCCGCGCGCCAGCGGTTGCAGAAATCCCTCGACGCCTACCGCACGGGCCTGGTCGTGACCGAGCTCAACCTGCCCAACGCGCGTCCGCCGGAAGAAGTGAAGCCGGCCTTCGACGACGTCAACAGCGCGCAGCAGGACCGCGACCGCCTGGTGAGCGAGGCCCAGGCTTATGCCGCGCGGGTCGTGCCCGAAGCCCGCGGCAAGGCCGCGCGCGTGCGCACCGTGGCCGAGGGCTACAAGACCGCGGCCATCGCCACCGCGACCGGCGATGCGCAGCGTTTCGACCTGCTCGTCGCGCAATACAAGGCGGCGCCGGAGGTCACCCGCAAGCGCTTGTGGCTGGAGACCGTGCAGGACGTGCTGTCGCGCAACCGCACCGTGGTCGGCGGCGACGGCCGCCAGCTGATCTACGTGCCGATGTCGGCGCCCACGCAGGCGCCTGCCGCGACTACGCCCCCGTACTTGCCCGACGTGCTGTCGCCGGCGGTCACGGCCACGACCGTCGCCGACGACGTGCGCCCGGGCCGACAGCCGCGCAGCGACGATCGCGAGGTGAACCGATGA
- the hflC gene encoding protease modulator HflC translates to MNRRLPLVALVVLVLALFGSIYVVGQGQSAIVLNLGKVVRSDIGPGLHFKWPLIESRLVFDRRLQVIPADPERYLTLERKDVSVDFFAVGMIEDVRAFYRATGGDEKIAVERLAPIIKDSLRNEINSRTLAQVVSGDRSQIIGPQLRGINEGASNIGVRIVDLRIKQIDLPTDSDVIKQVYARMSAQRKQVAAGLRAEGAEQANEINAKADRDQTVIMAEAERDAQKLRGEGDAEAARIYGEAASKDPGFYAFQRSLEAYRKAFDGGSDVIVLERNDPFLQYMRSDH, encoded by the coding sequence ATGAACCGCCGGCTTCCGCTCGTCGCCCTGGTCGTGCTTGTCCTGGCCTTGTTCGGTTCGATCTACGTCGTGGGCCAGGGGCAGAGCGCCATCGTGCTCAACCTCGGCAAGGTCGTGCGCAGCGACATCGGCCCCGGCCTGCACTTCAAGTGGCCGTTGATCGAAAGCAGGCTCGTGTTCGACCGGCGGTTGCAGGTCATCCCCGCCGATCCGGAGCGCTACCTGACGCTGGAGCGCAAGGACGTCAGCGTGGATTTCTTCGCGGTCGGCATGATCGAGGACGTGCGTGCGTTCTACCGCGCCACCGGCGGCGACGAGAAGATCGCGGTCGAGCGCCTCGCGCCGATCATCAAGGATTCGCTGCGCAACGAGATCAATTCCCGCACCCTCGCGCAGGTGGTGTCGGGCGACCGCTCGCAGATCATCGGGCCGCAGCTCAGGGGCATCAACGAGGGTGCGTCGAACATCGGCGTGCGCATCGTCGACCTGCGGATCAAGCAGATCGACCTGCCCACGGACAGCGACGTGATCAAGCAGGTCTATGCGCGCATGAGCGCGCAACGCAAGCAGGTCGCGGCGGGGTTGCGCGCGGAAGGCGCGGAACAGGCCAACGAGATCAACGCCAAGGCCGACCGCGACCAGACCGTGATCATGGCCGAGGCCGAGCGCGACGCGCAGAAGCTGCGCGGCGAGGGCGATGCCGAGGCCGCGCGGATCTACGGCGAGGCGGCTTCGAAGGATCCGGGCTTCTATGCGTTCCAGCGCAGCCTCGAGGCCTATCGCAAGGCCTTCGACGGCGGCAGCGACGTGATCGTGCTCGAGCGCAACGACCCGTTCCTGCAGTACATGCGCAGCGACCACTGA
- a CDS encoding amino acid permease produces the protein MQSWLRRKDIDRVTVHEEGRRLVPTLGWPHLVALGIGAIVGTGIYTLIGVAANLAGPAVLVSFLVAGIVCACAALAYAEMATLMPAAGSAYTYSYTVLGETIAWVVGWSLILEYTLVVSTVAVGWSGYAVGFIKGLGIDLPTALTVGPHAGGLINLPAILITWVVAGALIAGTRESATVNAFLVVFKLLALAVFVAIALPAFDASNLHPFMPHGFVESIGPDGKKYGVMAAAAIIFFAFYGFDAISTAAEETKDPGRNLSIGIVGSMVGCTLIYMIVALAAVGAMNYGVFGQSPEPLALIMRELGHGAAAKIVAAAAVIALPTVLLAFFYGQSRIFFVMSRDGLLPRSLSKVGKRGTPVAITVFTAIVTSALAGVARLDEIAALANAGTLIAFVAVAACLLVLRKRDPNRPRVFRTPLAWIVGPVAILGCIYLFMSLPTRTQLWCLLWNAFGLLVYLLYARRSSLLARGSDA, from the coding sequence ATGCAGTCATGGCTCCGCCGCAAGGACATCGACCGGGTCACGGTCCACGAGGAAGGGCGCAGGCTGGTTCCGACGCTGGGCTGGCCGCACCTGGTCGCGCTCGGCATCGGCGCCATCGTCGGCACCGGCATCTACACCTTGATCGGTGTCGCCGCGAACCTCGCCGGTCCGGCGGTGCTCGTTTCGTTCCTCGTCGCCGGAATCGTTTGTGCCTGCGCCGCGCTCGCCTATGCGGAAATGGCCACGCTCATGCCCGCGGCCGGCAGCGCCTACACCTACAGCTACACCGTGCTCGGCGAAACCATCGCCTGGGTCGTGGGCTGGAGCCTGATCCTCGAATACACCCTGGTGGTGAGCACGGTCGCGGTCGGCTGGTCCGGCTATGCGGTCGGCTTCATCAAGGGCCTCGGCATCGATTTGCCGACGGCGCTGACGGTCGGCCCGCACGCAGGCGGGCTCATCAACCTGCCGGCGATCCTCATCACCTGGGTCGTCGCCGGCGCGCTGATCGCCGGCACCCGCGAAAGCGCGACGGTGAATGCGTTCCTCGTGGTGTTCAAGCTGCTCGCATTGGCGGTGTTCGTCGCGATCGCGCTGCCCGCGTTCGATGCCTCGAACCTGCATCCGTTCATGCCGCACGGATTCGTCGAAAGCATCGGCCCGGACGGCAAGAAATACGGGGTGATGGCGGCGGCGGCGATCATCTTCTTCGCGTTCTACGGCTTCGACGCGATTTCCACCGCGGCCGAGGAAACCAAGGATCCCGGCCGCAACCTCAGCATCGGCATCGTCGGTTCGATGGTCGGCTGCACCCTGATCTACATGATCGTCGCGCTGGCCGCGGTCGGCGCGATGAACTACGGCGTGTTCGGGCAGAGCCCGGAACCGCTGGCGCTGATCATGCGCGAACTCGGCCATGGCGCGGCGGCGAAAATCGTCGCGGCGGCGGCGGTCATCGCGTTGCCGACCGTGCTGCTCGCGTTCTTCTACGGCCAGAGCCGCATCTTCTTCGTGATGTCGCGCGACGGCCTGTTGCCGCGTTCGCTGTCGAAGGTCGGCAAGCGCGGCACGCCGGTGGCGATCACCGTGTTCACCGCCATCGTGACCTCGGCGCTGGCCGGCGTCGCGCGCCTCGACGAAATCGCCGCGCTGGCCAACGCCGGCACGCTGATCGCCTTCGTCGCCGTCGCTGCCTGCCTGCTGGTACTGCGCAAGCGCGACCCGAACCGCCCGCGCGTGTTCCGCACGCCGCTGGCCTGGATCGTCGGCCCGGTCGCGATCCTCGGCTGCATCTACCTGTTCATGAGCCTGCCGACGCGCACGCAGTTGTGGTGCCTGTTGTGGAACGCGTTCGGCCTGCTCGTGTATTTGCTGTATGCGCGGCGCAGCAGCCTGCTGGCGCGGGGAAGCGATGCCTGA
- a CDS encoding DUF2065 domain-containing protein: MSDLWSALCLVAILEGLFLFAAPGAWKRAAEQLHALPNERLRQVGAALLIAGLVALWLVRGG; the protein is encoded by the coding sequence ATGTCGGATTTGTGGAGTGCGCTCTGCCTCGTGGCCATCCTCGAGGGGCTGTTCCTGTTCGCCGCGCCGGGCGCGTGGAAACGCGCCGCGGAACAATTGCATGCACTGCCCAACGAACGCCTGCGCCAGGTCGGGGCGGCGCTGCTGATCGCCGGGCTGGTGGCACTGTGGCTGGTGCGCGGGGGCTGA
- the hflX gene encoding ribosome rescue GTPase HflX: protein MFERSRKGETALLIQPHAGGKPDEGVVEEFADLARSAGATVAHLLHARIDRPNPATLIGSGKLEEAKVACDATGADLVLVNHQLTPVQERNLERALERRVVDRTGLILDIFSQRARSAEGKLQVELAQLKHMATRLVRGWTHLERQRGGSIGLRGPGETQLETDRRLLQKRVDMLQKRLEKVEVQRTQMRRARVRSELPRVALVGYTNAGKSTLFNALTGAEAYAADQLFATLDPTVRRIELPGGGVVLADTVGFVRDLPHELVAAFRSTLSEAREADLLLHVIDAADPLRAERVAQVDEVLREIGAGEIPQLMVFNKIDRIEGATPRVDAHGDERTAAWMSARDGDGLGLLREALGERLGLRRVSGEVLLPTDAGRLRARLHALEAVRGESHDDEGWRLHVDLALADAARLAAQADGAPIRALLPEIEAE, encoded by the coding sequence TTGTTCGAACGCTCCCGCAAGGGCGAAACCGCCCTGCTGATCCAGCCGCATGCCGGAGGCAAGCCGGACGAGGGCGTGGTCGAGGAATTCGCCGACCTCGCGCGTTCGGCCGGGGCCACCGTCGCGCACCTGCTGCACGCGCGCATCGACCGCCCCAACCCGGCCACGCTCATCGGCAGCGGCAAGCTGGAGGAAGCCAAGGTCGCCTGCGACGCGACCGGCGCCGACCTGGTGCTGGTCAACCACCAGCTCACCCCGGTGCAGGAGCGCAACCTCGAGCGCGCGCTGGAACGGCGCGTGGTCGACCGCACCGGCCTGATCCTCGACATCTTCTCGCAGCGCGCGCGCAGCGCCGAAGGCAAGCTGCAGGTGGAACTCGCCCAGCTCAAGCACATGGCCACGCGCCTGGTGCGCGGCTGGACCCACCTCGAGCGCCAGCGCGGCGGTTCGATCGGTTTGCGCGGCCCCGGCGAAACCCAGCTCGAAACCGACCGCCGCCTGCTGCAGAAACGGGTGGACATGCTGCAGAAGCGGCTGGAAAAGGTCGAAGTGCAGCGTACCCAGATGCGCCGCGCGCGGGTGCGCAGCGAATTGCCGCGCGTGGCGCTGGTCGGCTACACCAATGCCGGCAAGTCCACGCTGTTCAACGCGCTCACCGGCGCCGAGGCCTACGCCGCGGACCAGTTGTTCGCGACGCTCGATCCCACCGTTCGGCGAATCGAGCTGCCAGGCGGCGGCGTGGTGCTGGCCGATACCGTGGGTTTCGTCCGCGACCTGCCGCACGAACTCGTCGCCGCGTTCCGTTCCACCCTGAGCGAAGCGCGCGAGGCCGACCTGCTGCTGCACGTGATCGATGCCGCCGACCCGTTGCGCGCCGAACGCGTCGCCCAGGTCGACGAGGTGCTGCGCGAAATCGGCGCCGGCGAAATTCCGCAACTGATGGTGTTCAACAAGATCGACCGGATCGAAGGCGCGACGCCGCGCGTCGACGCGCACGGGGACGAACGCACCGCGGCGTGGATGTCCGCGCGCGACGGCGATGGCCTCGGCCTGTTGCGCGAGGCGCTGGGCGAACGCCTCGGCCTGCGCCGCGTCAGCGGCGAAGTCCTGCTCCCGACCGATGCCGGCCGCCTGCGCGCGCGCCTGCATGCGCTGGAAGCGGTGCGCGGCGAATCCCACGACGACGAGGGCTGGCGCCTGCACGTGGACCTCGCGTTGGCCGACGCCGCGCGCCTCGCGGCGCAGGCCGATGGCGCGCCGATCCGGGCGCTTTTGCCCGAAATCGAAGCCGAGTAG
- a CDS encoding adenylosuccinate synthase: protein MGQSVVVLGAQWGDEGKGKIVDLLTQDIGAVVRFQGGHNAGHTLVIGGKKTVLHLIPSGILRDDALCLIGNGVVLHPGALQKEIAELEGNGVEVRSRLKISPATPLIMPYHIALDQAREKAAGKDAIGTTGRGIGPAYEDKVARRGIRVADLRYPKELAEKLRSTLDYHNFVLANYLKVEPVDFQKTLDEALAFGEYVEPMKSDVAGILHELRKQGSKVLYEGAQGSLLDIDHGTYPYVTSSNTTVGGALAGTGVGADAIDYVLGIAKAYATRVGGGPFPTELHDEVGQGIRDRGQEYGATTGRPRRCGWMDIVALKRAVAINGISGLCITKLDILDGMETLKICIAYEYHGKRSEYAPLDAQGWEECTPVYLEFPGWQESTHGITEWDKLPPAARAYLRALEELAGCPLAIVSTGPDRDANIVLRDPFA, encoded by the coding sequence ATGGGTCAGTCGGTCGTGGTGCTGGGCGCCCAGTGGGGCGATGAAGGCAAGGGCAAGATCGTCGACCTGCTGACGCAGGACATCGGCGCGGTGGTGCGCTTCCAGGGCGGCCACAACGCCGGGCACACGCTGGTGATCGGCGGCAAGAAGACCGTGCTGCACCTGATCCCGTCCGGCATCCTGCGCGACGACGCGCTGTGCCTGATCGGCAACGGCGTGGTCCTGCACCCGGGCGCGTTGCAGAAGGAAATCGCCGAGCTGGAAGGCAACGGCGTGGAAGTACGTTCGCGGCTGAAGATCTCGCCAGCGACGCCGCTGATCATGCCGTACCACATCGCCCTCGACCAGGCGCGCGAAAAGGCCGCCGGCAAGGACGCGATCGGCACCACCGGCCGCGGCATCGGCCCCGCGTACGAGGATAAGGTCGCGCGCCGCGGCATCCGCGTCGCCGACCTGCGCTATCCGAAGGAACTGGCGGAGAAGCTGCGTTCCACCCTCGATTACCACAACTTCGTGCTGGCGAATTACCTCAAGGTCGAGCCGGTCGATTTCCAGAAGACGCTGGACGAAGCGCTCGCGTTCGGCGAATACGTCGAACCGATGAAGTCCGACGTCGCCGGCATCCTGCACGAGCTGCGCAAGCAGGGCAGCAAGGTGCTGTACGAAGGCGCGCAGGGTTCGCTGCTCGACATCGACCACGGCACCTATCCCTACGTCACTTCGTCGAACACCACCGTCGGTGGCGCGCTTGCCGGCACCGGCGTCGGCGCGGATGCGATCGACTACGTGCTCGGCATCGCCAAGGCGTATGCGACGCGCGTCGGCGGTGGCCCGTTCCCGACCGAACTGCACGACGAGGTCGGCCAGGGCATCCGCGATCGCGGCCAGGAATACGGCGCCACCACCGGACGCCCGCGCCGCTGCGGCTGGATGGACATCGTCGCGCTCAAGCGCGCGGTGGCGATCAATGGCATCAGCGGCCTGTGCATCACCAAGCTCGACATCCTCGACGGGATGGAGACGCTGAAGATCTGCATCGCCTACGAGTACCACGGCAAGCGCAGCGAATACGCGCCGCTGGACGCGCAGGGTTGGGAAGAATGCACGCCGGTGTACCTGGAGTTCCCGGGCTGGCAGGAAAGCACCCACGGCATCACCGAATGGGACAAGCTGCCGCCGGCCGCGCGTGCCTACCTGCGCGCGCTGGAGGAACTGGCCGGCTGCCCGCTGGCCATCGTCAGTACCGGTCCCGACCGCGACGCGAACATCGTCCTGCGCGATCCCTTCGCCTGA
- a CDS encoding M1 family metallopeptidase, with product MRRPLIAAIALALAAGPVAAFAQEAAAPPVVNATTQLPRGVSPTHYAIEVTPHAERMTFDGKAKIDLVVAEATDRIVLQAIDMTFANSRLAAADGSSMPAQVTVDADAQTATFAFDKPLAPGRYTLSTDYSGVIGTQANGLFALDYPTDAGKKRALFTQFENSDARRFIPSWDEPNFKATFDLTVNAPAGDMVVSNMPAASTKDIGNGMKQVVFRTSPKMSTYLLFMAMGDFDRSTIRGENGTEIGVIAQKGKVEQARYALEASRDVLREYNDYFGVPYPLPKLDNIAAPGRSQFFSAMENWGAIFTFEYSLLLDPAIANVSDQQRAFTVAAHEIAHQWFGDLVTMAWWDDLWLNEGFATWMEGRTTRKLHPEWDIDGVDAAYTSRGAMGRDAYATTHPVVQHVETVEQASQAFDGITYGKGSAVIGMLEDYVGADAWRDGVRSYIKQHAYGNAVTDDLWREIDKAAPGKDLMQVAHDFTLQPGVPLIKASASCEAGATRVALEQSEYTVDRPGKAPLRWHVPVSVRGGDGNVARVLVDGEASVTLPGCGAPVVVNAGQKGYYRTLYAPAQFKALGDGFAKLPVVDQLGVMMDASALAQTGQQPESDLLDLADKVPLDASPDLWQMVAGVLGGIDDMYKGQPERQAVFREYALSRLSPKFEQLGWESREGDSSTVKDLRTSLIGTLSGMGDAKVIAEARRRFAASASDPAAMPPDLRRTVLGIVAYNADAATWDKLHAMARGEQSSMIRDQYYGLLARTKDKALAQRALDMALTDEPGATNAAGMISAVSWEHPDMAFDFALAHREQVDTLVDTTSRARYYPGLGSGSTDLAMVDKIRAFADKYIAPTSRRSAETAIASIQTRLKLRAQQLPQVDAWLKEHGG from the coding sequence ATGCGTCGCCCCCTGATTGCCGCCATCGCCCTCGCGCTCGCCGCGGGTCCCGTCGCCGCGTTCGCACAGGAAGCCGCCGCGCCGCCGGTGGTGAACGCGACCACCCAATTGCCGCGTGGCGTGAGCCCGACGCACTACGCCATCGAAGTCACGCCGCATGCGGAACGGATGACGTTCGACGGCAAGGCGAAAATCGACCTCGTCGTGGCCGAGGCCACCGACCGCATCGTGTTGCAGGCGATCGACATGACGTTCGCCAACAGCCGCCTCGCCGCCGCCGACGGCAGTTCGATGCCGGCGCAAGTCACCGTCGATGCCGACGCGCAGACCGCGACGTTCGCGTTCGACAAGCCGCTCGCGCCGGGCCGCTATACCTTGTCCACCGACTACAGCGGCGTGATCGGCACCCAGGCCAACGGCCTGTTCGCGCTGGATTACCCCACCGATGCCGGCAAGAAGCGCGCGCTGTTCACCCAGTTCGAGAATTCCGATGCGCGGCGCTTCATCCCTTCGTGGGACGAGCCGAACTTCAAGGCCACCTTCGACCTGACCGTGAACGCGCCGGCCGGCGACATGGTGGTCAGCAATATGCCCGCGGCGTCGACGAAGGACATCGGCAACGGCATGAAGCAGGTGGTATTCCGGACTTCGCCGAAGATGTCCACCTACCTGCTGTTCATGGCCATGGGCGATTTCGACCGCAGCACGATCCGCGGCGAGAACGGCACGGAAATCGGCGTGATCGCGCAGAAGGGCAAGGTCGAGCAGGCCCGCTACGCGCTCGAAGCCAGTCGCGACGTGCTGCGCGAATACAACGACTACTTCGGCGTGCCATACCCGTTGCCCAAGCTGGACAACATCGCCGCCCCGGGCCGCAGCCAGTTCTTCAGCGCGATGGAAAACTGGGGCGCGATCTTCACCTTCGAATATTCGCTGCTGCTCGACCCGGCCATCGCCAACGTTTCCGACCAGCAGCGCGCCTTCACCGTGGCCGCGCACGAAATCGCGCACCAGTGGTTCGGCGACCTGGTGACGATGGCGTGGTGGGACGACCTGTGGCTGAACGAAGGCTTCGCCACCTGGATGGAAGGCCGCACCACGCGCAAGCTGCATCCGGAATGGGACATCGACGGCGTCGACGCCGCCTACACCAGCCGTGGCGCGATGGGCCGCGATGCCTATGCCACCACGCATCCGGTGGTGCAGCACGTCGAGACCGTGGAGCAGGCCAGCCAGGCCTTCGACGGCATCACCTACGGCAAGGGCTCGGCGGTGATCGGAATGCTCGAGGATTACGTCGGCGCCGATGCCTGGCGCGATGGCGTGCGCAGCTACATCAAGCAGCATGCCTACGGCAATGCGGTGACCGACGACCTCTGGCGCGAGATCGACAAAGCGGCGCCGGGCAAGGATCTCATGCAGGTCGCGCACGATTTCACCCTGCAACCCGGCGTGCCCTTGATCAAGGCCAGCGCGAGTTGCGAGGCCGGCGCGACCAGGGTTGCGCTGGAACAATCCGAATACACCGTCGATCGCCCCGGCAAGGCGCCGCTGCGCTGGCATGTGCCGGTCAGCGTGCGCGGCGGCGACGGCAACGTGGCGCGCGTGCTGGTCGATGGCGAGGCCAGCGTGACGCTGCCCGGTTGCGGCGCGCCGGTGGTGGTGAACGCGGGACAGAAGGGCTATTACCGCACCCTGTACGCGCCGGCGCAGTTCAAGGCGCTGGGCGATGGTTTCGCGAAGCTGCCGGTGGTGGACCAGCTCGGGGTGATGATGGACGCCAGCGCACTGGCGCAGACCGGGCAACAGCCGGAATCAGACCTGCTGGACCTGGCCGACAAGGTGCCGCTCGATGCCTCGCCCGACCTGTGGCAGATGGTCGCCGGCGTGCTCGGCGGCATCGACGACATGTACAAGGGCCAGCCGGAACGGCAGGCCGTGTTCCGCGAGTACGCGCTGTCGCGGCTGTCGCCGAAGTTCGAACAACTCGGCTGGGAAAGCCGCGAAGGCGATTCGTCCACCGTCAAGGACCTGCGCACGAGCCTGATCGGCACGCTCAGCGGCATGGGCGATGCCAAGGTGATCGCCGAGGCGCGCCGGCGCTTCGCCGCTTCGGCCAGCGATCCCGCGGCGATGCCGCCGGACTTGCGGCGCACGGTTCTGGGCATCGTCGCCTACAACGCCGATGCTGCGACCTGGGACAAGCTGCATGCGATGGCGCGCGGCGAACAGTCGTCGATGATCCGCGACCAGTATTACGGACTGCTCGCGCGCACGAAGGACAAGGCGTTGGCGCAGCGCGCGCTGGACATGGCGCTGACCGACGAACCCGGCGCCACCAACGCCGCGGGGATGATTTCCGCGGTGTCGTGGGAGCATCCGGACATGGCCTTCGATTTCGCCCTGGCCCATCGCGAACAGGTCGACACATTGGTCGACACCACTTCCCGCGCGCGCTACTACCCCGGGCTGGGCAGCGGTTCGACCGATCTCGCGATGGTGGACAAGATCCGCGCGTTCGCCGACAAGTACATCGCCCCGACCTCGCGCCGTTCCGCCGAGACCGCGATCGCCTCCATCCAGACCCGGCTCAAGCTGCGCGCGCAGCAACTGCCGCAGGTCGATGCGTGGCTGAAGGAACACGGCGGCTGA